GATCAATCGCTTTATCAGGTAGGAAAGGATGACGGAGCAGGTTCGGGCGACAGCGGGCAGCAGGAGCCGGAGGGAATACCGGAAAATCAGATCCGGAAATACGGGATCTATTTCCTGAAAACAGAGAAAAAAGGAGGGGCGGACAATGCCAAAAATGAAAGCATTTAACTGTTTCGAGGTAAAGAACGAAACGGCGACGTCGGCAGATTTATATTTTTATGGCGATATTGTTTCGGACTGGTGGGGAGCATGGCAGGAAGAAGATCAGTACCCGGAAGCAATTAAAAATTTCCTGTCCGGACAGCAGGGGAAAAGCCTGAATATTTATATCAATTCCGGCGGCGGTTCCGTATTCGCCGGGATTGCAATTTACAACATGATCCGGCGCTTTGCGGAGACGAACGCCGTTTCTGTGACAGTGGACGGACTGGCGGGATCGATTGCGTCCGTGATTGCCTTCGCCGGAAATACGCCGCCGAAAATCCCGTCAAACGCGTTTTTGATGATACACAATCCGTTTGCATTGGTAGAGGGAAACGCGGCGGACTTGCGGAAAATGGCGGACGATCTGGACGTCATCACGACAGGGATCCTGAATGTCTATATGGAACACGTCAAAGAGGGCGTGACAGAGGATCAGATCCGCGCCCTTATGGACGCGGAAACATGGCTGAACGGTCGGGACGCCGCCGAATATTTCAACATCGAGACGACGGAAAGCGTTGCCGAGATTGCGGCGGCGTCCGGCGGATATGTAGCGAGGGCGCGGAACGTGCCGAAAGATATTGTTATCCAGTGGGCGGCAGGAGCCGCGAGAAACAAAACGTCTGATAATCAGGACGCGCGGTCGGCGGTACTGAATCAGAATAAAAAGCGCGACGAAATCGCGCGGATCATTATCAACAGTTTGTGAAAGGAGATTAAGAAACCATGAAACACGAAGAACTTATCAAATGCACAAAAGATCAGTTGAACGCGCGTCTGAAAGAGATCGGGGCAGCGGCAAAGACGGCAGAGGGCGACGTATTGGACGCGTTACTGACCGAAGCGCAGGATATCCGGGACATTCTGGATCAGGCGAAAAAGCGCGAACAGCTTCAGGGTTTCGCGGATGAAGCAGAAGATCCCGCGCCGGGAGCGGGCGAAAAAGGAGAAAAGGGCAGCGCAGACGTGAAAGCGTTTGACAAACGCGGCGGCGCACTTAAAGCGGGCGCGGGCGTCAGATTTTCCGCGCGTATTGCGACGCCAAACGTCCGGGCGTCCTTGTCTGTTTCGCAGACCGCCCCCGTGGTTCATACTGCCCCGGATCTGAATCAGACGACAAACCCGGTTTCCGCCCTGATCGATATGGTCAAGGTCGTTCCGTTAAATGGCGGCGAAACATACGAACGCGGCTTCGTGAAGGATTACGGCGCGGACGACGGAGGAAGCACGACAGAGGGCGGAGCGTACAACGACGTTGAACCGTCCTTCGGTTACGCAACGATCGAAAAGCAGAAAGTGACAGCATACACGGAGGAACCGGAGGAAATGCAGAAATTACCGAACGCGGATTATGATTCCGTCATCGAAGGTTCCGTCAGCAAGGCAATCCGGCGCTATCTGTCCCGGCAGATTCTTGTCGGGGACGGTTCCACGTCAAAGTTAAAAGGTATTTTCTATAATCCGACAAAGGAAAGTGAGCGCGTGATCGATCCGGCGACGGATATTGATACAATCACGGCGATCGACGATGGAACACTGGATGAAATTATCTATTCCTTCGGCGGAGACGAGGAAGTCGAGGGCGTGGCGACGCTGATCCTGAACAAGCAGGATTTAAAAGCGTTCGCAAAGCTGCGGGACAAGCAGGGGCGCAAGGTTTACACGATCGTAAATCGCGGGCAGACCGGGACGATCGACGGCGTTCCGTTCGTTATCAATTCCGCGTGTGCTGCTATCAGCAATACAGCGACAGCGGAAGGCGCGTATGAAATGGCATACGGCTATTTACAGAATTACGAACTGGCAGTCTTTTCCGATATCGACGTCCGTCGTTCTGACGACTATAAGTTCAAGAACGGGCAGACGGCGTTCAGGGCGTCCATGTTCGCGGGCGGTTCCGTGGCGGCGTGGAATGGATTTATCCGCGTAAAGAAAGCGACAACGACTAGCGGCGAAGAATCGCAGTAAGAGACAGCAGGGCAGAAAGGCGGGCGGAATAAATGACGATTGAAAAACTGTACGAAGCGGCGCGGCTTCGCGTAAGGAAAGCAGTCGCGGACGATCTGGATCAGGACGTCCGCCGCGCTGCTGATACAGCGATCGCGGATTTAAAACGAATCGGCGTCGCTGATAGTTGGCTGAAAGAACCGTCGGATCCGCTGATCGTCGAAGCCGTCCTGTCGTATGTCAAGGCAAACTATTCCATTGACACGAACGCATATCCCATATTATCCGGGATTTACGACATGAACATAACAAAAATCAAGGGCGACAGTAAATATTTCACTGCCGCCCCGGATCCTGAACCGGAAGGGGGCGTGGATGGATGACAGAATGTCAAATATTCCTGATTCATCCGGGAGAAAAGCAGACGGACGACGAAAAGACGCCCGTTTTTGCACAGGTTTACCCGATCGGACGGGATGAATTTCAGGCGGCGGGCGTCAATGGGTACAAGGCGGAAAACAGGTTCGACGTTTGGGCGGAAGAATACGACGAACAGCCGGAACTTCAATTCGGGAAAAAGCGGTTGACAATTTATCGGACGTATGGCGTCCGGGCAGACGGAAAAATCGAACTATATGCGGCGGAGCGCGTGGGAAATTATGGTCGTTAATGTAAAAGCGGAAGAACTGGACGAAGCAATCCGCGATCAGTTGGAAACATACAACGCGGATATCGTAAAGGCGATAAACAAGAATTTGAAAGAGGTCGCCGACAAGACGGCGGAAACGCTGAAAAAGGGCGGATCGTACAAGGAGAGGACGGGAAAATATACGCCGGATTGGAGTGTGACAGCGCGAAAGACGGAATCTGTCGCACAAGGCGAAAGCTATTCCGTCCACAACAGAAAACATCATCAATTAACGCACCTACTGGAAAAGGGACACGTCACGCGGAGCGGCAGCAGGACGCGGGCGTTTGAACACATTTTGCCCGCTGAACAGGCAGCGCAGGAAATGGCGGTCGAAGCGGTGGAAAAAGCCGTAAAGAGCGCGAACGGGGGGATCTAATCAATGGTTAAGTATGAACGGATCATCGAACGGGCGGTCGCGTTGGGGCTGCCGATTGCAGAATATGAATTTCGGGACACGAAAAAGAATCCGGCGCCGGATCCGCCGTTTCTGATTTATTTTTCTTCGGAAGATCAGAGCGGGACGGACACGGGAAACCGGATCCGCCGGATAAACGGTTCGATTGAACTTTATACTGACCGGAAACCGGATCACATTCTGGAACGCCGGATCGAACGCGAAGTCCTGTTTGACGTGGATTTTCACAAAACAACCGCCCCGATCCAGTCGGAAAATATGTATCAAACGGCGTATGATTTCAACGTCGTTCAAAAATTTTAGAAACGGAAAGGAGTAAAAAAGATATGGATAAAGCACCTGAAAGAATCATTTTGGGATCCGGCTATATTCATCTTGCAACATTCAAAAAAGGGCAGGAGATCCCGGAACCGGAAGAATTCTGCACAGAAGCAAACCGGTATTCGTATATCAAAAACGGCGCGACGCTTGAATATACGAACGAGGTAGTCGAAGCGAAGGACGACATGGGGAGAGTGTCAAAAACCGTTATCACATCGGAGGAAGTCACGCTGAAGGCGGGGCTTATGACGTTGATCGGGGACACAATCGAAAAGTTGTGTGACACTGCCCGCGTTTCTGTATCGGCAAACGGAAAATATCGCAAGACAAAGATCGGCGGCGT
This window of the Massilistercora timonensis genome carries:
- a CDS encoding head maturation protease, ClpP-related, with the translated sequence MPKMKAFNCFEVKNETATSADLYFYGDIVSDWWGAWQEEDQYPEAIKNFLSGQQGKSLNIYINSGGGSVFAGIAIYNMIRRFAETNAVSVTVDGLAGSIASVIAFAGNTPPKIPSNAFLMIHNPFALVEGNAADLRKMADDLDVITTGILNVYMEHVKEGVTEDQIRALMDAETWLNGRDAAEYFNIETTESVAEIAAASGGYVARARNVPKDIVIQWAAGAARNKTSDNQDARSAVLNQNKKRDEIARIIINSL
- a CDS encoding phage major capsid protein; the protein is MKHEELIKCTKDQLNARLKEIGAAAKTAEGDVLDALLTEAQDIRDILDQAKKREQLQGFADEAEDPAPGAGEKGEKGSADVKAFDKRGGALKAGAGVRFSARIATPNVRASLSVSQTAPVVHTAPDLNQTTNPVSALIDMVKVVPLNGGETYERGFVKDYGADDGGSTTEGGAYNDVEPSFGYATIEKQKVTAYTEEPEEMQKLPNADYDSVIEGSVSKAIRRYLSRQILVGDGSTSKLKGIFYNPTKESERVIDPATDIDTITAIDDGTLDEIIYSFGGDEEVEGVATLILNKQDLKAFAKLRDKQGRKVYTIVNRGQTGTIDGVPFVINSACAAISNTATAEGAYEMAYGYLQNYELAVFSDIDVRRSDDYKFKNGQTAFRASMFAGGSVAAWNGFIRVKKATTTSGEESQ